The following proteins come from a genomic window of Drosophila sulfurigaster albostrigata strain 15112-1811.04 chromosome X, ASM2355843v2, whole genome shotgun sequence:
- the LOC133849219 gene encoding inhibitory POU protein-like, translated as MAKLPGLWSLTQQTISKLENGQLSHTNMIKLMPHYVKALVMEESRRERPDAPLEDPDAPILLRKRAWRRRNSIKPSAKQKLKEKFKENPRPTYEEITRIASEINLDYMVVRNWFANERQHRKHLCNH; from the exons ATGGCCAAGCTTCCTGGCCTGTGGTCACTGACCCAACAAACGATTTCAAAACTGGAGAATGGGCAGCTATCACATACAAACATGATTAAACTAATGCCCCATTATGTGAAGGCCCTGGTGATGGAGGAGTCGCGTCGGGAGCGGCCGGATGCCCCGCTGGAGGATCCCGATGCGCCCATCCTGCTGCGGAAGCGCGCATGGAGAAG GCGGAATTCAATTAAACCATCGGCCAAGCAAAAGctgaaagaaaaatttaaagaaaatccGCGTCCAACCTATGAAGAAATCACTCGCATAGCATCCGAGATTAATTTAGATTATATGGTGGTACGGAATTGGTTTGCTAATGAAAGACAACATAGAAAACATTTGTGTAACCATTAA